From a single Longimicrobium sp. genomic region:
- a CDS encoding P-loop NTPase fold protein: MKELLAQYEEEQFQTREVRTRLRDYFQQLARTATAGGTRRLIFFIDDLDRRSAETTLSMMEALKLYLNLPGFVYFLGVDRSALERSISHRYGDGAVAEIQYLDKIVHFRSLFRRPHRKL; the protein is encoded by the coding sequence ATCAAGGAATTACTCGCTCAGTATGAGGAGGAGCAGTTCCAAACTCGTGAAGTTCGAACACGGCTTCGTGACTACTTTCAACAGTTAGCTCGAACCGCCACGGCGGGAGGCACACGTCGACTCATCTTCTTCATCGACGACCTTGATAGGCGCAGCGCAGAAACCACGCTGTCCATGATGGAAGCGCTGAAGCTCTATTTGAACCTTCCAGGATTCGTGTACTTCCTCGGCGTTGATCGCTCTGCGTTGGAACGAAGCATCTCGCATCGTTATGGAGATGGGGCTGTCGCCGAGATTCAGTACTTGGACAAGATTGTGCACTTCCGTTCACTGTTCCGCCGACCACACCGGAAGCTATGA
- a CDS encoding ABC transporter ATP-binding protein: MELRIQGVSKTYPNGVQALNDVTLTIPAGMYGLLGPNGAGKSTLMRILATLQEPDEGSIRLGDLDVVRQKDLVRQTLGYLPQEFGVYPRVSAEELLEHFARLKGIAERKARREVVEALLRQTNLWEVRGQKLGGYSGGMKQRFGVAVALLGNPKLMIVDEPTAGLDPGERVRFLNLLSELGENSVVILSTHIVEDVSELCTRMAIIDRGEILLEAEPLAAMEEMRGRIWRRVIERASLAEVEREHDVISTKLLGGRTVVHVHADASPGAGFEPVEPDLEDVYFSTMAGHHGRRREPAVPEVAP; the protein is encoded by the coding sequence ATGGAATTACGGATTCAAGGCGTATCCAAGACCTATCCCAACGGCGTGCAGGCGCTGAACGATGTGACGCTCACGATTCCGGCGGGGATGTACGGCTTGCTCGGCCCCAACGGCGCCGGCAAGTCCACGCTGATGCGCATCCTGGCCACGCTGCAGGAGCCGGACGAGGGCAGCATCCGCCTGGGCGACCTGGACGTCGTGCGGCAGAAGGACCTGGTGCGGCAGACGCTGGGCTACCTGCCGCAGGAGTTCGGCGTCTACCCCAGGGTGAGCGCGGAGGAGCTGCTCGAGCACTTCGCGCGGCTGAAGGGCATCGCCGAGAGGAAGGCGCGCAGGGAGGTCGTCGAGGCGCTGCTGCGGCAGACGAACCTGTGGGAGGTGCGCGGGCAGAAGCTGGGCGGCTACTCGGGCGGAATGAAGCAGCGGTTCGGCGTGGCCGTGGCCCTCCTGGGCAATCCGAAGCTCATGATCGTGGACGAGCCGACGGCCGGGCTGGACCCGGGCGAGCGGGTGCGCTTCCTGAACCTGCTGAGCGAGCTGGGCGAGAACAGCGTGGTCATCCTCTCCACGCACATCGTGGAGGACGTCTCCGAGCTGTGCACGCGGATGGCGATCATCGACCGGGGCGAGATCCTGCTGGAGGCCGAGCCGCTCGCCGCGATGGAGGAGATGAGAGGGCGGATCTGGCGCCGGGTGATCGAGCGCGCCTCGCTCGCCGAGGTGGAGCGGGAGCACGACGTCATCTCCACCAAGCTGCTCGGGGGCCGCACCGTGGTGCACGTCCACGCCGATGCCTCGCCCGGCGCCGGCTTCGAGCCGGTGGAGCCGGACCTCGAGGACGTCTACTTCAGCACCATGGCGGGCCATCACGGCCGGCGCCGCGAGCCGGCGGTGCCGGAGGTGGCGCCGTGA
- a CDS encoding ribosomal protein L7/L12 encodes MQVIKAVREITSLGLKEAKDLVGGAPQRVGRFHRDLAKEVVAKLEELGARVRMEIAGVPKQ; translated from the coding sequence ATCCAAGTCATCAAGGCAGTGCGGGAGATTACGTCGTTGGGACTGAAGGAGGCGAAAGACTTGGTGGGTGGCGCCCCGCAGCGCGTCGGTAGATTTCATAGGGACCTCGCGAAGGAAGTAGTTGCCAAGCTCGAAGAGCTAGGTGCAAGAGTGAGGATGGAGATTGCCGGGGTGCCGAAGCAGTGA
- a CDS encoding oxygenase MpaB family protein yields MSVLMTRTSTPVGARSGSVRGDACLLEAPVSGGAVADFVDQSSIVRRIWGDGDMVLLVFAGSAAEFALNRAVDWLFFTGKLPGDPIGRLFSTASYAQGIVFADAATAARTLGRIRAVHQAVERQRGRHIPDWAHRDVLYMLIDYSERAHEMFARPLSADERRELYDVFYRVGTGLGIPDLPPAYDEWRADRELHLRRDLVHGEGTEALYAQYRKHLGPWRYHLLLRLQAILTPGHVRGLLRLKRAEWLRPLLRFYPVLVRAGLRSIIQRLLMPPAYLAAVRALDQPAASLPEPRTSPAGDARRADAQDGRHRGGRDCCADG; encoded by the coding sequence ATGAGCGTGCTCATGACCCGTACATCCACGCCGGTCGGCGCCCGATCCGGCAGCGTGCGCGGCGACGCCTGTCTTCTGGAAGCGCCTGTCAGTGGCGGTGCCGTGGCTGATTTCGTCGACCAGAGCTCCATCGTGCGGAGGATCTGGGGAGATGGAGACATGGTGCTCCTGGTCTTCGCCGGCTCCGCCGCCGAGTTCGCGCTCAACCGCGCGGTCGACTGGCTGTTCTTCACCGGGAAGCTGCCGGGCGATCCCATCGGCCGGCTCTTCTCCACGGCCAGCTATGCGCAGGGGATCGTCTTCGCCGACGCAGCGACGGCCGCGCGCACGCTCGGTCGAATCCGGGCGGTCCACCAGGCCGTCGAGCGCCAGCGAGGCCGGCACATCCCGGACTGGGCCCACCGCGACGTGCTCTACATGCTCATCGACTACTCCGAGCGAGCGCACGAGATGTTCGCGCGGCCCCTGAGCGCGGACGAGCGGCGCGAGCTCTACGACGTGTTCTACCGCGTAGGCACCGGCCTCGGCATCCCCGATCTCCCGCCGGCGTACGACGAATGGAGGGCCGATCGCGAGCTCCACCTGCGCCGCGATCTGGTGCATGGCGAGGGCACCGAAGCGTTGTACGCCCAGTACCGGAAGCACCTCGGCCCCTGGCGGTACCATCTCCTGCTGCGGCTCCAGGCGATCCTGACGCCCGGGCATGTGCGGGGCCTGCTGCGGCTGAAGCGTGCGGAGTGGCTGCGCCCTCTGCTTCGCTTCTATCCAGTGCTGGTCCGCGCCGGACTGCGCTCGATCATCCAGCGGCTGCTCATGCCACCGGCGTATCTCGCCGCCGTGCGGGCCCTGGATCAACCCGCGGCAAGCCTTCCGGAGCCGCGCACCTCCCCGGCGGGTGACGCTCGGCGGGCGGATGCGCAGGATGGTCGGCACCGCGGCGGTCGAGACTGCTGTGCCGATGGATGA